From the genome of Nakamurella flavida:
GTAGACCTCGGCCCCGTACTCCTGGAGCGCGACGGCCTTCCCGGCGCTCCACAGATCGCCGACGACCGCGGTCACGGGGATCTCCAGCTGCTCCAGGTGCAGGACGGCGTTGCCGCGGTGCTTGGCGGTGACGACGACGGCCCGGCCGCCCCGGTCGACCACCGCGGCCACGGCGGCGGCGGCGCCCGGCAGCGCGACCGTGCCGGGCAGGACGAACTCCGGGTAGAGCTCGCGGTAGCGGAGGACGAGCGCGTCGACCTGGTCGGGGGCCAGGTCGTACCGGGCGAACTCGTGGCTCAGCGGGGGGCCCAGACGGGTGACGAAGCCGGCCCCGTCCAGGGGGATCCCCGTCTCGGCCGCGAGCGCCTCGAACACCTTGACCATCCCCTCGCGGGGATCGATCAAGGTCATGTCGAGGTCGAAGCCGACGGTGAAAGCCACCGGGGCAGCGTACGTTCCCCCGCTCCGGCCACCCTCGCCGAAAGATCCACCGAGGCCGGACTGGGACCGACACGTTACGTTCGGCGTGACGGGTGCCACACATCGTCATCACCCGTCAGGGTGACGCATCCCGACCCGCGAACCACCTCCCGGTACCGCAACCGGGTGGGGGTGACGAACGGCTCGTCGGACGGGGCCCCGTCCGCACCTACCCTGGTCCGGTGACCCTCATCCCCCGTGACCTCGACGGACGCCGTCGGACGCGGGCCCGGGTGGCACTGGTGGTGTTCGTCGTGGTCGTCGCGTTCATCGTCTTCTGGCCGTCGCCGCCGGCCCAGGAGGCCCAGGAGGGGCTCGGCGCACTCCTGCGGCGCTGGCACGCGAAGGGACTGCCCGGTTGGATCAGCTTCTCGCTCGTGGAGTCGGTGTCCAACGGGCTGATGTTCGTCCCCATCGGGGTCTTCGGGGCACTGTCGCTGGCCCGCCGGCGCTGGCTGGTCGTGCTGGCCGCCGCCGCCGCGTCCGGCCTGATCGAACTCACCCAGCAGGTGCTGCTGCCCGGGCGGTTCGCCGATCCCCGGGACGTGGCCGCCAACACCGGCGGCGCGCTGATCGGGCTGGTGTTCGCCTGGATCTGGGACATGCGACGGACGCACCGCGACCGCACCCGGGTGCTGCGGACCGGTCGGCCCGACCCGGCGGAGCCGACCCCGGCCCGCCGGGGCTGATCCGACCCCGTCCCTGCCGAACCCGCAGCGCGACCGTCCGGCGGCCTCGCCCGCCGGGGCA
Proteins encoded in this window:
- a CDS encoding HAD family hydrolase, producing the protein MAFTVGFDLDMTLIDPREGMVKVFEALAAETGIPLDGAGFVTRLGPPLSHEFARYDLAPDQVDALVLRYRELYPEFVLPGTVALPGAAAAVAAVVDRGGRAVVVTAKHRGNAVLHLEQLEIPVTAVVGDLWSAGKAVALQEYGAEVYVGDHLGDITGARAADAFAVAVATGPISAEDLRSAGADVVLTDLTEFPEWLDTYLQATVH
- a CDS encoding VanZ family protein, with amino-acid sequence MTLIPRDLDGRRRTRARVALVVFVVVVAFIVFWPSPPAQEAQEGLGALLRRWHAKGLPGWISFSLVESVSNGLMFVPIGVFGALSLARRRWLVVLAAAAASGLIELTQQVLLPGRFADPRDVAANTGGALIGLVFAWIWDMRRTHRDRTRVLRTGRPDPAEPTPARRG